The following proteins come from a genomic window of Heyndrickxia acidicola:
- a CDS encoding nitroreductase family protein yields the protein MTTTVEQSISHFMQSRSSVRAYEKGKTIPKATLQDILKLAATAPSSWNLQHWKFIVVQDQLIKEHLLPIAYGQQQVIDASAVIIVLGDVQANKNAEMVYGEAVKGGYMTEEAKGELLKNIESAYASSETVGVHEAIRNASFAAMQLMLAAKAYDLDTCPMGGFDPLALRQELNIPDRYIPVLMLTLGYAAKPAHPTSRFDLKDLVIKDKF from the coding sequence ATGACAACAACAGTTGAACAATCCATCTCCCATTTCATGCAATCACGGTCAAGCGTGAGAGCTTACGAAAAAGGAAAAACGATTCCTAAAGCGACTTTGCAGGATATCTTGAAATTGGCGGCTACTGCACCGTCTTCTTGGAATCTTCAACATTGGAAATTTATTGTCGTCCAAGATCAACTAATAAAAGAACATTTGCTTCCGATTGCCTATGGTCAACAACAAGTCATTGATGCTTCTGCTGTCATCATCGTTTTAGGTGACGTACAAGCAAACAAAAATGCTGAAATGGTGTATGGAGAAGCTGTAAAAGGTGGATACATGACTGAAGAGGCAAAAGGTGAGTTGTTAAAAAATATTGAAAGTGCATATGCCAGCAGTGAAACTGTAGGTGTACATGAAGCAATCCGTAATGCTTCGTTTGCGGCTATGCAATTGATGCTTGCGGCCAAAGCATATGACCTAGACACTTGCCCAATGGGTGGATTTGATCCGCTTGCTTTACGTCAAGAACTGAATATTCCGGATCGTTATATTCCCGTTTTGATGTTGACATTAGGGTACGCAGCAAAACCTGCTCATCCTACTTCTCGATTTGATTTAAAAGATCTTGTAATCAAAGACAAATTCTAA